A region from the Mesotoga sp. Brook.08.105.5.1 genome encodes:
- a CDS encoding GNAT family N-acetyltransferase — protein sequence MRIVGYSKEYTDQMLAIQSRYEKDHPCAERFTADDLKNPLLSGRKNILLTINERRVLGFSRFLSRQNFSRVHFHHIWLDINVADSPATNLMSLLFEASLPLISESTNSFFPAAGTRICVRIAESEKTKRDFFSSLGFTRWKDFSYMERDLKDEVVSYPLPEGLSMSRLKPRKEPEIINYLRAEQSCFPDSPLEYKYLHYFFNRPYWKKEGVILAALDAKSSIAGSVMIYPDRLNNEYCFTEEIFVVEKWRGKRLARALVSNALDYLRKAGKRKALLSVTSDRLAAKRIYEDAGFTTTYSKEVLTVEI from the coding sequence AGGTTCACCGCGGATGATCTCAAGAACCCCTTGTTAAGTGGGAGAAAAAACATTCTTTTGACCATAAACGAAAGAAGAGTGCTCGGTTTCTCCAGGTTTCTTTCCCGACAGAACTTCTCAAGAGTTCACTTTCATCATATATGGCTCGACATAAATGTAGCCGACTCTCCCGCTACCAACTTGATGTCACTTCTGTTCGAGGCTTCACTCCCTTTGATCTCCGAATCCACAAACTCTTTTTTCCCTGCAGCTGGAACTAGAATCTGTGTAAGGATTGCCGAAAGCGAAAAGACAAAGAGAGATTTCTTCTCGTCTTTGGGGTTCACTCGATGGAAAGATTTCAGTTACATGGAAAGAGACTTGAAGGATGAAGTCGTTTCTTATCCACTTCCCGAAGGTCTATCAATGTCAAGACTTAAGCCCAGAAAGGAACCTGAGATTATCAATTATCTACGTGCAGAGCAATCGTGTTTCCCTGACTCGCCGCTCGAGTACAAGTATCTCCACTACTTCTTCAACAGACCTTACTGGAAGAAAGAGGGAGTGATCCTTGCAGCATTGGACGCCAAAAGCTCAATTGCAGGCAGTGTGATGATCTATCCTGACAGACTGAACAACGAATACTGTTTCACGGAAGAGATCTTTGTCGTTGAAAAATGGAGAGGAAAGCGTCTCGCGCGGGCACTGGTCTCTAATGCCCTTGACTATCTCCGGAAGGCCGGGAAAAGAAAGGCGTTGCTCTCTGTTACTTCTGACCGTCTCGCGGCAAAACGCATCTACGAAGATGCTGGTTTCACCACAACATATAGCAAGGAAGTGCTGACTGTAGAGATCTGA
- a CDS encoding DUF2087 domain-containing protein gives MESSELFWDSSIEELEAGYKLLNDSFVCLACGKTFKKGFFFKSSNDLLMDAEKAVNEHISSCHGSAFNTLLELDRKYTGLSEQQQTLMRLFYKGMSDKEIARELSLSQSTVRNYRFRLKEKARQAKIFLVLHLMMERSVGKEDRIVDVHRNAAMIDERYAVTEAERNERVARFFGEDRKLARFPKREKDRVIVLREIAKVFKPGVKYSEEQTNENLRKFHDDYALLRRYLIEYGLIDRRPDGSCYWLVF, from the coding sequence ATGGAATCATCGGAGCTTTTCTGGGATAGCAGCATTGAAGAACTTGAAGCCGGCTACAAACTCCTTAACGATTCATTTGTCTGTCTTGCTTGTGGGAAGACCTTCAAAAAGGGTTTTTTCTTCAAAAGCAGTAACGATCTGTTGATGGATGCCGAGAAGGCAGTAAATGAACATATTTCTTCCTGCCACGGGTCGGCCTTTAATACCCTATTGGAACTCGATCGCAAGTACACAGGCCTATCTGAACAACAACAGACCTTGATGCGGCTATTCTACAAGGGCATGAGTGATAAGGAGATCGCAAGAGAACTGAGCCTTAGTCAGTCAACTGTTAGGAATTATCGCTTCAGGTTGAAGGAAAAGGCAAGGCAGGCAAAAATCTTCCTCGTACTCCATCTTATGATGGAAAGAAGCGTCGGCAAGGAAGACAGAATTGTTGACGTACATAGAAACGCCGCTATGATCGATGAACGATATGCTGTGACCGAGGCCGAGCGCAATGAAAGAGTGGCGAGATTCTTCGGTGAAGACCGGAAATTGGCGAGATTTCCAAAGAGAGAAAAGGACAGAGTGATTGTCCTGAGAGAGATTGCTAAAGTCTTCAAGCCAGGTGTGAAGTATAGCGAAGAACAGACAAATGAGAATCTGAGAAAGTTCCATGATGACTACGCTCTTCTTAGGAGATATCTGATTGAATACGGTTTGATCGATCGAAGGCCCGACGGGAGTTGTTATTGGTTGGTATTCTAG
- a CDS encoding GNAT family N-acetyltransferase, with amino-acid sequence MKLLTKTDKITIKRFENREKVESDIGIGRIVEFLHKHLEEYGDDRQAIRRSIDYAFSNEEGKGGFVLVAMEAEKVLGVSVINDTGMKGYIPEHILVYIAVDKTARGTGIGKKLIKQIKRLCNGDIALHVEQNNPARFVYEKMGFKTEYAEMRFTQE; translated from the coding sequence TTGAAGTTGCTAACAAAAACCGACAAAATAACGATCAAACGATTTGAGAATCGAGAGAAAGTTGAGAGTGATATAGGAATAGGCAGAATCGTCGAATTCCTTCACAAGCATTTGGAAGAGTACGGTGACGATAGACAGGCCATAAGAAGATCCATAGATTACGCTTTCTCTAACGAAGAAGGAAAAGGCGGATTTGTTTTGGTGGCCATGGAGGCCGAAAAGGTTCTCGGTGTTTCGGTTATCAACGATACCGGAATGAAGGGGTACATTCCTGAACACATATTGGTCTATATTGCTGTCGACAAAACGGCAAGAGGCACCGGCATCGGAAAGAAGCTCATCAAACAGATAAAGAGATTATGCAACGGAGATATCGCCTTGCATGTCGAGCAGAATAATCCTGCAAGATTCGTTTATGAGAAGATGGGTTTCAAAACTGAGTACGCGGAAATGAGATTCACCCAAGAGTAG
- a CDS encoding flavodoxin yields the protein MPNEDDKKILVVYYSHDESTKSIAESIANETNADLLELRPIEKKGGRKVRYIWEGESVSMDPVPELEPYSIDPNQYDLIFLGSPVWAMSYAPPMESFLKEANLSEKKIALFCTHEGLMGIVFQEMISKLSANKIIGAVDFYDPIGSGVNYAANASVNWARQVLKSIS from the coding sequence ATGCCTAATGAAGATGATAAGAAGATTCTCGTTGTCTATTACTCTCACGATGAGAGTACTAAATCGATTGCAGAGTCTATTGCCAACGAAACGAATGCAGATTTGCTAGAGCTAAGACCTATAGAGAAGAAGGGCGGAAGAAAGGTCAGGTATATCTGGGAAGGCGAAAGCGTCAGCATGGATCCCGTGCCTGAGCTTGAACCCTATTCGATCGATCCGAATCAATATGACCTGATATTCCTTGGTTCGCCTGTCTGGGCGATGAGCTACGCACCACCGATGGAGAGCTTTTTGAAGGAAGCAAATCTCTCTGAAAAGAAGATAGCTCTTTTCTGCACTCATGAGGGCCTTATGGGAATAGTTTTTCAGGAGATGATTAGCAAACTGTCGGCCAACAAGATAATTGGAGCTGTTGATTTCTACGATCCGATCGGATCTGGCGTCAATTATGC